A stretch of Imperialibacter roseus DNA encodes these proteins:
- a CDS encoding AI-2E family transporter, with translation MVRRMLLYLLLMLVVLVFISWYFSNIFIYLIFSLVLATLLRPLTNTIHQIHVLNNRIPRPIAIIFSFSIVIVVVTLFVMLFIPLFSEQVKVLSQISYDSVLTSVSQPFNSIEQFLIENKLTVQQEGFLFESIRESLFGLLSEVDFTLLLNNLISVTGGLLVGFLAVSFITFFLLLENGILRRQIIALIPNQYFEVFIAAMFKIEKLLSNYLIGLLFQMASIFSIASLGLSILGVKYALTIAVFAAVANLIPYLGPMLGASFGIVVGVSTSGDISLSQDLLIIVVKILSVFGIVQAADNILLQPLIFSKSVKAHPLEIFVIIFAGATIAGIPGMIAAIPTYTILRVSTIEVYAGFKGYQIFKK, from the coding sequence ATGGTTAGACGAATGCTGCTCTACCTGCTTTTGATGCTGGTTGTCCTGGTGTTTATTAGCTGGTATTTCTCCAACATATTTATTTATCTGATCTTCTCATTGGTTTTAGCGACCCTGCTTAGGCCACTAACCAATACCATCCATCAGATCCACGTTCTTAACAACAGAATTCCAAGGCCAATTGCCATCATTTTCTCGTTTTCGATTGTTATCGTCGTGGTTACTCTCTTTGTGATGCTTTTTATCCCACTTTTCAGCGAACAGGTGAAGGTGCTTTCGCAAATAAGCTACGATTCGGTACTGACATCCGTAAGCCAGCCTTTTAATAGTATAGAGCAATTTCTTATTGAGAATAAGCTGACAGTTCAGCAGGAAGGCTTTCTTTTTGAGTCGATCAGAGAGAGCCTTTTTGGGTTGCTTTCGGAGGTTGACTTTACGTTGCTGTTGAATAACCTGATATCGGTGACCGGAGGGCTTTTGGTTGGTTTCCTGGCGGTGTCATTTATCACCTTCTTTCTTTTGCTGGAGAACGGGATTTTAAGGAGGCAAATCATTGCTCTGATACCTAATCAGTATTTTGAGGTGTTTATAGCAGCGATGTTTAAGATAGAAAAACTTCTGAGCAACTATTTGATTGGGCTGCTTTTCCAGATGGCCTCCATCTTCAGCATTGCGTCTTTGGGTTTGTCGATACTAGGGGTAAAGTACGCATTGACGATTGCTGTATTTGCAGCGGTAGCCAACCTTATTCCCTACCTCGGGCCAATGCTGGGTGCCAGTTTTGGCATAGTGGTGGGCGTTTCAACTAGTGGAGATATTAGCCTTTCTCAGGATCTTTTGATTATAGTGGTGAAAATTCTGTCGGTGTTTGGTATTGTGCAAGCAGCCGACAACATATTGTTGCAGCCGCTCATTTTCTCAAAAAGTGTAAAAGCCCATCCATTAGAAATATTTGTTATTATCTTTGCCGGCGCAACAATTGCAGGTATCCCCGGAATGATAGCAGCCATCCCTACGTACACAATCTTAAGAGTGTCTACAATTGAGGTTTATGCTGGCTTTAAGGGGTATCAGATATTCAAAAAGTAA
- a CDS encoding DUF3276 family protein, whose product MEENKDKSRGEVYSEKVRAGKRTYFFDIKATKSNDYYLTITESKRKFKEDGFFYEKHKIFLYKEDFDKFIDALNDSVNHVKTELLPGVDFSQFEVKMEAGGDEDIPEDDSELKWD is encoded by the coding sequence GTGGAAGAGAATAAGGATAAAAGCAGAGGTGAAGTGTATTCTGAGAAAGTAAGGGCAGGTAAGCGAACCTATTTCTTTGACATCAAAGCCACAAAATCCAACGACTATTACCTGACTATTACCGAGAGTAAAAGGAAATTTAAGGAGGATGGGTTTTTCTACGAAAAGCATAAAATATTTTTGTACAAGGAAGACTTCGATAAGTTTATCGACGCATTGAACGACTCGGTTAATCATGTAAAAACGGAACTTCTTCCGGGGGTTGATTTTTCACAGTTCGAAGTGAAAATGGAAGCAGGGGGCGACGAAGATATTCCCGAAGATGATTCAGAGTTGAAGTGGGATTGA
- a CDS encoding DUF58 domain-containing protein: MKVDFSKVKEYGGLEFLARQMVEGFITGMHKSPYHGFSVEFAEHRLYNTGESTRHIDWKVFARTDRIYTKRFEEETNLRCYIVLDHSSSMYYPEKTHGKIKFSALAAAALAYLLHKQRDAVGLFTFAEEIELQTQVKSTSSHIQKLFILLNGLLESTPTLKKTNVAEVLHQVAEKIHKRSLVIIFSDMFQNYADHEQIFSALQHLKHNRHEVLMFHVTDKSTEIDFSFEDRPYEFMDLEGGEKIKLTPSQVKESYHKAVAEFASTLKLRCGQLKIDLVEADIQDDINKILTGYLIKRTKLN; encoded by the coding sequence ATGAAGGTTGATTTCAGCAAGGTAAAGGAATATGGTGGGTTAGAATTTTTAGCCCGACAAATGGTAGAGGGCTTCATCACTGGAATGCACAAATCACCCTACCATGGCTTCTCAGTTGAGTTTGCTGAGCACCGGTTGTATAATACCGGAGAAAGCACCCGCCATATCGACTGGAAGGTGTTTGCCAGAACAGACAGGATATACACCAAGCGATTTGAAGAAGAGACCAACCTGCGCTGCTACATCGTGTTGGATCACTCCTCGTCCATGTATTATCCCGAAAAAACACACGGCAAAATTAAGTTTTCCGCTCTGGCGGCGGCGGCTTTGGCTTATTTGCTTCACAAGCAACGTGATGCCGTCGGTCTTTTCACCTTTGCAGAAGAAATTGAGCTTCAAACACAGGTAAAATCAACGTCCAGCCATATTCAAAAGCTTTTCATTTTACTCAATGGCCTGCTGGAAAGCACTCCTACCCTCAAAAAAACCAATGTTGCTGAAGTGCTGCATCAGGTAGCGGAAAAAATCCACAAACGTTCGCTCGTCATCATCTTCAGCGACATGTTTCAAAACTACGCCGACCACGAACAAATATTTTCGGCGCTACAGCATTTGAAACACAACCGGCACGAAGTATTGATGTTTCATGTTACCGACAAGTCGACTGAGATCGATTTCTCTTTCGAGGACCGGCCTTACGAGTTCATGGATTTGGAAGGTGGAGAAAAAATTAAGCTGACGCCTTCGCAGGTGAAAGAGTCGTACCACAAGGCCGTGGCAGAGTTTGCCAGCACCCTCAAGCTAAGATGTGGTCAGCTAAAAATAGACCTGGTTGAAGCAGACATCCAGGACGACATCAACAAAATATTGACGGGCTACCTCATCAAAAGGACAAAGCTTAACTAA
- a CDS encoding 4Fe-4S dicluster domain-containing protein, translating into MAIMITDECINCGACEPECPNTAIYEGGVEWTWAGGTKLTQVELEDGTVVDGNEAQQPFSDEFYYIVSQKCTECTGFHEEPQCAAVCPVDCCVDDPDYRETVEELTAKKTWLHDE; encoded by the coding sequence ATGGCAATAATGATCACCGATGAGTGTATCAACTGTGGTGCATGCGAGCCAGAATGCCCCAACACCGCTATCTATGAAGGCGGTGTGGAGTGGACCTGGGCTGGCGGAACCAAGCTTACTCAGGTTGAGCTTGAAGACGGAACAGTAGTTGACGGCAACGAAGCTCAACAGCCATTTTCTGATGAGTTCTATTATATAGTGTCTCAAAAGTGTACTGAGTGCACTGGATTTCACGAAGAACCACAGTGTGCAGCGGTGTGTCCGGTGGACTGTTGTGTGGATGACCCAGACTACAGAGAAACAGTGGAAGAACTTACCGCTAAGAAGACCTGGCTACACGACGAATAG
- a CDS encoding acyl-CoA reductase, whose amino-acid sequence MKLEERVNAISALGNYLKELDEAAKSGLFLRAANENPWFTKESLHLAWQGILNFLSKEKLTQWTSSYAFTDGKPKKVGLVMAGNIPMVGFHDLLSVIIAGHRALVKPSSQDSALIRFIIDSLNEIQPELGRQVAVVERLNDMEAVIATGSDNSSRYFEYYFSKVPNIIRKNRTSCAIISGEESLEDLLALGDDLFSYFGLGCRNVSKLYVPTGYALPTLLDAIQPFNQLLEHHKYRNNYDYHKSIMLVNGEPHLDSGFSLFRESTDLVSPVSVVYYECYEDEAALSQKLVANEEKIQAIASWRGQYPRSLPFGTLQKPELWDYADGVDTLKFLSGL is encoded by the coding sequence ATGAAGTTAGAGGAAAGAGTAAATGCAATATCCGCCCTGGGCAACTACTTAAAAGAGCTGGATGAGGCTGCGAAAAGCGGTCTATTTCTGCGGGCAGCCAATGAAAACCCGTGGTTCACAAAGGAGAGCCTTCACCTTGCCTGGCAGGGCATTCTCAATTTTCTCTCAAAGGAGAAACTAACACAATGGACTTCTTCCTATGCATTTACTGATGGCAAACCAAAAAAAGTGGGGCTCGTGATGGCAGGTAACATTCCCATGGTGGGCTTTCACGATCTTTTGTCCGTTATCATTGCCGGGCACAGAGCATTGGTAAAACCCAGTTCTCAGGACAGTGCCCTCATTCGTTTTATTATCGACTCGCTCAACGAGATTCAGCCTGAGCTGGGCAGGCAAGTAGCAGTGGTAGAAAGGCTCAACGACATGGAAGCCGTCATTGCCACCGGCAGCGACAACTCGTCTCGCTATTTCGAATACTACTTCTCGAAGGTGCCCAACATTATCAGGAAAAACAGAACCTCGTGTGCTATCATTTCAGGTGAGGAATCTTTGGAGGATCTGCTGGCGCTCGGCGACGACCTGTTCAGCTACTTTGGCCTTGGCTGCAGAAATGTATCCAAGCTTTATGTGCCTACAGGTTATGCATTACCTACTCTGCTCGACGCCATTCAACCTTTCAATCAGCTGCTGGAGCACCATAAGTACAGAAACAACTACGATTACCACAAGTCCATTATGCTGGTAAACGGAGAACCCCACCTTGACTCTGGATTCTCCCTTTTCCGGGAAAGCACCGACCTTGTTTCGCCCGTCTCAGTGGTGTATTACGAATGCTATGAAGACGAAGCTGCCTTGTCACAAAAACTAGTGGCTAATGAGGAAAAGATTCAGGCCATCGCTTCCTGGAGAGGGCAATATCCCAGGTCGCTTCCTTTCGGAACATTGCAAAAGCCAGAACTGTGGGACTATGCCGATGGCGTTGACACGCTGAAGTTTCTTTCCGGGTTATAA
- the acnA gene encoding aconitate hydratase AcnA, translating into MSKDFFGIEKELKTPLGTHKYYNLRDLSKKDARVAKLPYSIRILLENAIRNYDAFAVTEQHLETLLNWKQTQGKKEIPYTPARVLMQDFTGVPAVVDIASIRAEVARKGKDIGKTNPLVPAAMVIDHSVMVEYFGTQLSYGKNVDLEYSRNSERYKLLKWSQKAFDNFTVVPPGMGICHQVNLEYLASGVIERDGYLFPDTLVGTDSHTPMVNGIGVLGWGVGGIEAEAAMLGQPIYMTLPEVIGLKISGKMKEGITATDLVLTVTRLLRDYGVVEKIVEVFGPGLANLTVPDRATISNMSPEFGCTDTHWPVDDQTLAYLTRTNRPANHVSMVEAYCKENMLWRDNSEQIEYTDVIELDLGSIEPTISGPKRPQDKIFLKEAKEKVIGVLKDSHKREYVTPDVRTGGNWASDGGSLATATQTGTALRSVTMKSGSMTYELSDASVVVAAITSCTNTSNPSVMIGAGLVAQKAVEKGLDVKPWVKTSLAPGSRVVTEYLKKAELLPYLEALKFHVVGYGCTTCIGNSGDMPPAIQKAVIDNDLVVASVLSGNRNFEARIHPNIKMNFLASPMLVVAFAIAGRVDFDMNNEPLGLDPNGEPVFLKDIWPSQAEINEMMEKVVTPEDYKKTYDTVFDGDEAWQKLDAPTGNLYKWDETSTYIQEAPFFKNISADVPEPTNIKGAKVLLQLGDMVTTDHISPAGKFQPEHPAGQYLVKNGVEKPDFNSYGSRRGNHEVMMRGTFANVRIKNKLASKEGGWTKYHPTGEEMYVFDASMKYQEAGTPLVVIGGKEYGSGSSRDWAAKGTTLLGVKAVIVESFERIHRSNLVGMGVLPLVFANGQTQDTLGLKGDESYDILGLEKDLTPNKVVDVIATRPDGSKVEFKAELRLDSNVDIAYWKNGGILNYVLRNFLKD; encoded by the coding sequence ATGAGTAAAGATTTCTTTGGAATAGAGAAAGAGCTGAAAACACCTCTAGGCACACACAAATATTACAATTTGAGGGACTTGAGCAAGAAGGACGCAAGAGTAGCGAAACTGCCCTACTCTATCCGTATTTTGCTTGAAAACGCCATCCGTAACTACGACGCTTTTGCTGTCACCGAGCAGCACCTGGAAACGCTTTTGAACTGGAAACAAACCCAGGGCAAAAAAGAAATTCCTTACACGCCGGCCAGAGTGCTGATGCAGGACTTCACTGGTGTGCCGGCTGTTGTCGACATCGCCTCTATCAGAGCAGAAGTGGCCCGCAAAGGCAAAGACATCGGGAAAACCAATCCTCTCGTACCAGCTGCCATGGTCATTGACCACTCAGTAATGGTAGAATATTTTGGTACTCAACTGTCGTACGGCAAGAATGTTGACCTCGAATATTCAAGAAATTCAGAAAGATATAAACTCCTTAAATGGAGTCAGAAAGCCTTCGATAACTTCACGGTTGTCCCTCCAGGGATGGGCATTTGCCATCAGGTGAACCTGGAATACCTGGCAAGTGGCGTGATAGAAAGAGACGGCTATCTTTTCCCCGACACACTGGTAGGTACCGACTCCCACACACCAATGGTGAACGGTATTGGCGTACTCGGCTGGGGTGTTGGTGGCATTGAGGCAGAGGCAGCCATGCTGGGCCAGCCAATTTACATGACCCTTCCCGAAGTAATCGGCTTGAAGATCAGCGGTAAAATGAAAGAAGGCATCACTGCGACAGACCTTGTGCTGACAGTGACTCGCTTGCTTCGTGACTATGGCGTAGTAGAGAAAATCGTTGAGGTATTCGGCCCAGGTCTTGCCAACCTTACTGTTCCCGACCGGGCTACTATCTCTAATATGTCACCTGAGTTCGGCTGCACGGATACGCACTGGCCTGTAGACGACCAGACATTGGCGTACCTGACCAGAACCAACAGGCCTGCCAACCATGTGAGCATGGTGGAAGCCTATTGCAAAGAAAACATGCTTTGGAGAGATAACTCCGAGCAAATTGAATACACCGACGTAATCGAACTGGATCTCGGTAGCATCGAGCCAACTATCTCTGGCCCGAAACGTCCTCAGGACAAAATCTTCCTGAAAGAAGCCAAAGAAAAAGTAATTGGTGTATTGAAAGATTCCCACAAGCGGGAGTATGTGACACCTGATGTCAGAACCGGTGGAAACTGGGCATCTGATGGTGGCTCATTGGCTACTGCTACGCAGACTGGCACAGCATTGCGCTCTGTAACAATGAAATCAGGGTCAATGACCTATGAGCTGAGCGATGCGTCGGTGGTTGTTGCCGCAATTACCTCATGTACCAACACTTCCAACCCAAGCGTAATGATTGGGGCCGGGCTTGTTGCTCAGAAGGCGGTAGAAAAAGGTCTGGACGTTAAGCCATGGGTAAAAACCTCTCTGGCTCCCGGCTCAAGGGTTGTGACGGAATACCTGAAAAAGGCGGAGCTACTCCCCTATCTGGAAGCCCTTAAGTTCCACGTGGTTGGTTACGGTTGCACCACTTGTATTGGTAACTCAGGCGATATGCCTCCTGCTATCCAAAAGGCTGTGATCGACAATGACCTGGTAGTAGCTTCAGTGCTTTCCGGTAACAGAAACTTTGAAGCCCGCATCCACCCGAACATCAAAATGAACTTCCTGGCATCACCCATGCTGGTTGTTGCATTTGCCATTGCTGGAAGGGTTGACTTTGACATGAACAATGAACCACTGGGGCTTGACCCGAATGGTGAGCCTGTTTTCCTGAAGGACATTTGGCCGTCTCAGGCGGAGATCAATGAAATGATGGAAAAAGTGGTTACTCCTGAGGACTACAAGAAAACCTACGACACCGTATTTGATGGTGACGAGGCTTGGCAAAAACTGGATGCCCCTACAGGCAATCTTTACAAATGGGACGAGACGTCGACATATATTCAGGAAGCGCCTTTCTTCAAAAATATTTCAGCAGATGTGCCTGAGCCAACCAATATCAAAGGTGCCAAGGTGCTGCTTCAACTGGGCGACATGGTGACAACCGATCACATCTCACCTGCTGGCAAATTTCAGCCGGAGCACCCCGCTGGCCAATACCTTGTGAAGAATGGTGTTGAGAAGCCTGATTTTAACTCTTACGGCTCACGTCGTGGCAACCACGAGGTGATGATGCGAGGCACTTTTGCCAACGTAAGGATTAAGAACAAACTGGCCAGCAAAGAAGGTGGATGGACAAAATATCATCCAACCGGCGAGGAAATGTACGTGTTTGATGCCTCCATGAAATATCAGGAAGCAGGCACACCATTGGTGGTGATTGGTGGCAAGGAATATGGGTCAGGATCCTCCAGAGACTGGGCTGCAAAAGGAACGACCTTACTTGGCGTAAAAGCGGTTATCGTGGAGAGCTTTGAGCGGATTCACAGATCGAACCTCGTTGGAATGGGCGTTCTTCCTTTGGTATTTGCTAACGGGCAAACGCAAGACACCCTCGGGCTGAAAGGAGATGAGTCGTATGACATCCTTGGCCTTGAAAAGGATTTGACCCCTAACAAGGTAGTGGACGTAATAGCAACGAGACCTGACGGTTCGAAAGTAGAGTTCAAAGCAGAACTAAGACTGGACTCTAACGTCGATATTGCCTATTGGAAAAACGGCGGTATTTTGAACTATGTACTAAGAAATTTCCTTAAGGATTAA
- a CDS encoding FMN-binding negative transcriptional regulator: MYVAPYFQMTDADKVLDFIKSNPFGILVASQSNIPLASHIPFWLEEREGSYFLLGHISIANELGSVLEEVDQVLVIFQGSHGYISPSWYEKQNVPTWNYQAVHIYGSAALLSGPELEAHVKELMDSYESNIPGGRKYEDMTADYRDKELRGIKGFRIKIENVEAAYKLSQNRNERDHANIIEQLKKSTNPHDHELARLMEENRPTPKQKAGL; encoded by the coding sequence ATGTATGTAGCTCCTTATTTTCAAATGACTGATGCTGATAAAGTCTTGGACTTCATCAAATCGAACCCATTCGGGATTCTCGTAGCAAGCCAATCAAATATACCACTAGCAAGTCACATACCATTTTGGCTGGAGGAAAGAGAGGGTAGTTATTTTCTACTAGGACACATTTCCATCGCCAATGAACTGGGTTCAGTGCTGGAAGAGGTAGATCAGGTGTTAGTCATTTTTCAGGGCAGCCATGGATATATTTCGCCGTCCTGGTATGAAAAGCAGAATGTTCCCACCTGGAACTACCAGGCCGTTCATATTTACGGATCAGCCGCACTGCTTTCCGGGCCGGAGTTGGAGGCGCATGTGAAGGAGCTGATGGACAGCTACGAATCGAACATCCCCGGAGGACGAAAATATGAGGATATGACTGCCGACTACCGGGACAAGGAGTTGCGAGGCATCAAAGGCTTCAGGATAAAAATAGAGAACGTGGAAGCTGCCTACAAGCTGAGCCAAAACAGGAATGAGAGGGATCATGCGAATATCATTGAGCAACTCAAAAAAAGCACAAATCCTCACGACCATGAGTTGGCCAGGTTGATGGAGGAAAACCGCCCGACACCAAAACAAAAAGCCGGACTATAA
- a CDS encoding DUF2784 domain-containing protein translates to MLQFLDYFLTGFHTAFVLFVLFGWIPEATRKAHLIALALTIAAWLFLGIWYGLGYCPLTDWHWDIKKELGEKHLPNSFTKYIFDQATGLNANKRIVDIFTAAGLMFGIVMAGVKFFQKRKVERLKQKREG, encoded by the coding sequence ATGTTACAATTTCTTGACTATTTCTTAACAGGATTTCACACCGCTTTTGTGCTGTTTGTGCTGTTTGGTTGGATACCTGAAGCAACACGGAAAGCTCATTTGATAGCATTAGCCCTCACTATTGCGGCCTGGTTATTTCTCGGCATTTGGTATGGCCTCGGCTATTGCCCCCTTACCGACTGGCACTGGGACATTAAAAAAGAGCTCGGCGAAAAGCACTTACCCAACTCGTTCACTAAGTACATTTTCGATCAAGCAACCGGGTTAAATGCAAACAAACGCATTGTTGACATATTTACTGCCGCCGGACTTATGTTTGGAATCGTTATGGCCGGGGTTAAGTTTTTCCAAAAACGAAAGGTCGAACGTTTGAAACAAAAAAGGGAAGGCTAA
- a CDS encoding DUF3078 domain-containing protein, with protein MKKSLILMLLFFAVLGSTIAQDATPADTTYWRKGFLGTASFTQVSLTNWAAGGQNSISLGGYMTTFANYAKDRNSWENYLELGYGLIKQGDADFQKTNDKINIVSKFGRKMSQAKDGRLYFSSLIDFRTQFAPGFSAPGDEEYISKFMAPGYALVATGVDIKVNPSFSVNFAPVTGKFTFVNDDRLANAGAFGVEGAVFDTDGVTVLTPGKKARAELGSFLKVNYKKEVVSNVNVESRLEMFSNYLNNPQNIDVNWENIIILKVNEWLSTSFITQLIYDDDIKIAQFDEAGVQTGAGPRVQFKQLFGIGLTVKMGDKLKK; from the coding sequence ATGAAGAAAAGTCTAATTCTAATGTTATTGTTTTTTGCGGTTCTGGGATCGACTATTGCGCAGGACGCAACACCAGCCGACACTACTTACTGGAGGAAAGGGTTCCTTGGAACCGCTTCTTTTACCCAGGTAAGCCTTACTAACTGGGCTGCTGGTGGTCAGAATTCTATATCACTTGGCGGCTATATGACCACATTCGCCAATTATGCCAAGGACAGGAACTCCTGGGAGAACTACCTCGAGTTGGGCTACGGTCTTATTAAACAAGGAGATGCCGATTTTCAAAAGACAAACGACAAGATAAACATTGTCAGTAAGTTTGGTAGAAAGATGTCGCAGGCAAAAGACGGCAGGCTGTACTTCTCTTCATTGATTGATTTTAGAACTCAATTTGCGCCGGGATTTTCCGCCCCTGGAGATGAAGAGTATATTTCGAAGTTTATGGCTCCAGGCTACGCTTTGGTGGCTACTGGTGTTGATATTAAGGTGAATCCCAGTTTCTCGGTCAATTTCGCACCTGTTACTGGCAAGTTCACCTTTGTAAACGATGATAGATTGGCCAATGCAGGTGCCTTTGGTGTAGAAGGAGCTGTTTTTGATACTGATGGTGTCACTGTTTTAACCCCTGGGAAGAAGGCGAGAGCTGAACTTGGTAGTTTTTTGAAAGTGAACTACAAAAAAGAGGTTGTTTCCAATGTTAACGTCGAATCGAGGCTGGAAATGTTTTCCAACTACTTGAACAACCCTCAAAACATCGATGTGAACTGGGAAAATATCATCATACTGAAGGTAAACGAGTGGCTAAGCACAAGCTTTATTACTCAGCTGATTTATGATGATGATATAAAAATTGCTCAATTCGACGAGGCGGGTGTGCAAACAGGGGCTGGGCCAAGGGTGCAATTCAAACAGCTTTTCGGGATTGGGCTAACTGTGAAGATGGGAGACAAGTTGAAAAAGTAG
- a CDS encoding AMP-binding protein translates to MKDYPWLKHYPAGVAKEINPDEYTSLIELLGEAMKKYADQTAFLNMDKGFTYREVDEKSTQFAAYLQKKLGLKKGDRIAIQMPNCLQYPIVMFGAIKAGLVVVNTNPLYTHKEMEHQFKDSGAKAIVIVANFAFNLEKIIANTDIKHVIVTELGDFLKGIKGPIVNFVVKRIKKMVPSFSIPGAISLKQAMKEGASLQFDKPEIRGEDVAFLQYTGGTTGVSKGATLSHRNMVAHTLQTTQWFQPIFVEGEEVVVITALPLYHIFALAVNGLLMFHVGAKNVLITNPRDMKAFCADMKKNPFSIITGVNTLFNGLLNQESFKTLDFSKLKGAIGGGMAVQKAVAERWREVTGCPLVEGYGLSETSPVLACNPLDGTHRNGFIGLPVPSTQIVLLDDDGKEVPVGQPGEICAKGPQVMSGYWERPDETAKVFVDGWFKTGDIGIIDKDGFVKIVDRKKEMILVSGFNVYPNEVEDTVASHPKVLEVGAIGVPDPKSNEAVKVFVVKKDQSLTEEELISFCREGLTRYKVPKHVEFVKELPKSNVGKILRRILKENDAKVNSYN, encoded by the coding sequence ATGAAAGATTATCCCTGGTTAAAACACTACCCCGCTGGTGTTGCCAAAGAAATTAACCCCGATGAGTATACATCATTGATTGAACTGCTCGGAGAGGCCATGAAGAAATATGCAGATCAGACTGCGTTTCTCAACATGGACAAAGGCTTTACCTACAGGGAGGTGGATGAGAAGTCGACACAGTTTGCTGCCTATCTGCAGAAAAAATTGGGTCTGAAAAAAGGAGACCGCATAGCCATCCAAATGCCAAACTGCCTGCAGTACCCCATCGTCATGTTTGGAGCCATCAAGGCTGGGCTTGTGGTGGTTAACACCAATCCGTTGTATACACACAAGGAAATGGAACACCAATTCAAGGACTCGGGCGCCAAGGCCATTGTGATTGTTGCCAATTTTGCGTTTAACCTCGAAAAAATAATAGCCAACACCGATATAAAGCATGTCATTGTTACTGAGTTGGGTGACTTCTTAAAGGGTATAAAAGGGCCCATCGTAAACTTCGTAGTGAAGCGTATAAAGAAGATGGTGCCGTCCTTTAGTATCCCCGGAGCCATCAGTTTAAAACAAGCTATGAAGGAAGGTGCCAGTCTTCAATTTGATAAGCCGGAGATCAGGGGAGAAGACGTGGCGTTTCTGCAATACACAGGAGGTACCACAGGTGTGTCCAAGGGAGCCACATTGTCGCATCGTAACATGGTTGCGCATACCTTGCAGACGACGCAGTGGTTTCAGCCGATTTTCGTGGAAGGCGAGGAGGTGGTGGTCATCACCGCACTACCGCTTTATCATATTTTCGCCTTGGCGGTGAATGGCCTGCTGATGTTTCATGTGGGAGCAAAAAATGTGCTCATAACAAACCCGAGAGACATGAAAGCTTTTTGTGCCGACATGAAAAAGAACCCGTTTAGCATTATTACTGGCGTTAATACGCTGTTCAACGGCTTGCTTAATCAGGAGAGTTTCAAAACGCTGGACTTTAGTAAACTTAAGGGAGCGATTGGCGGTGGCATGGCCGTGCAAAAGGCAGTGGCTGAAAGATGGAGGGAAGTGACCGGGTGCCCTCTGGTAGAAGGATATGGATTGAGCGAAACCTCGCCGGTACTTGCTTGCAACCCACTTGATGGCACTCATAGAAATGGGTTTATAGGCTTGCCAGTTCCAAGTACGCAAATAGTGCTGCTGGACGACGATGGAAAAGAGGTGCCTGTTGGTCAGCCTGGAGAAATATGTGCAAAGGGCCCACAAGTAATGAGTGGCTATTGGGAGAGACCCGACGAAACGGCGAAAGTGTTTGTTGATGGTTGGTTCAAAACCGGCGACATAGGGATTATCGACAAGGATGGTTTTGTGAAAATTGTTGATCGGAAGAAAGAAATGATTCTCGTTTCTGGCTTCAATGTCTATCCGAATGAAGTTGAAGACACAGTAGCCAGCCACCCGAAGGTTCTTGAGGTAGGTGCTATTGGGGTGCCCGATCCAAAATCGAACGAGGCTGTAAAAGTCTTTGTAGTAAAAAAGGATCAAAGTCTTACTGAAGAAGAGCTCATAAGCTTTTGCAGGGAGGGCCTGACACGCTACAAAGTACCGAAGCATGTAGAGTTTGTGAAAGAACTTCCCAAATCTAATGTTGGTAAGATTCTGCGGCGAATTTTGAAGGAAAATGATGCGAAGGTTAATTCTTATAATTGA
- a CDS encoding Lrp/AsnC ligand binding domain-containing protein, translating to MSKNYEIDNVDLKILNLLMEDAKIPYTEIAKKVFVSGGTVHVRMKKLEEMGVVQGTTLKLDYSKLGYDITCFIGIYLQKSSLYDEVVERLREIPEIVTVNYTTGNYSIFVKLHCRDTKHLREVLHDKIQKVEGIERTETLISLEESLSRHISF from the coding sequence ATGAGTAAAAATTACGAAATTGATAATGTAGACTTGAAGATTCTGAACCTATTGATGGAAGATGCCAAGATTCCATACACTGAAATTGCCAAAAAGGTGTTCGTTTCGGGGGGTACAGTTCACGTGAGAATGAAAAAACTTGAAGAAATGGGCGTCGTTCAGGGCACCACTCTCAAGTTAGACTATTCCAAACTCGGGTACGATATTACGTGCTTTATCGGTATTTACCTGCAAAAAAGCTCTCTATATGATGAGGTCGTTGAGCGCTTGAGAGAAATTCCCGAAATTGTAACCGTCAACTACACCACCGGTAACTATAGTATCTTCGTCAAGCTTCACTGCAGAGACACCAAACATCTGAGAGAAGTGCTTCATGACAAGATTCAAAAGGTGGAAGGAATTGAAAGGACGGAAACCCTGATTAGTCTCGAAGAAAGCCTGAGCCGTCATATCAGTTTTTAG